Proteins encoded together in one Telopea speciosissima isolate NSW1024214 ecotype Mountain lineage chromosome 4, Tspe_v1, whole genome shotgun sequence window:
- the LOC122658576 gene encoding triosephosphate isomerase, chloroplastic-like encodes MAVVSTSIVSQLSGSKSAISSSSPPPQFSGLRRSSLNLKLDQSHSFFQLVHSHLCLSAGRSACRGVVTMGASGKFFVGGNWKCNGTKDSISKLVADLNSAKMEADVDVVVAPPFVYIDQVKNSLTDRIEISAQNSWVGKGGAFTGEISVEQLKDIGCKWVVLGHSERRHVIGEDDQFIGNKAAYALSQDLKVIACIGEKLEEREAGKTFDVCFQQMKAFAGNVPRWDDVVIAYEPVWAIGTGKVATPQQAQEVHVAVRDWLKKNVSEEVASKTRIIYGGSVNGSNCAELAKQDDIDGFLVGGASLKGPEFATIVNSATSKKVSP; translated from the exons ATGGCAGTGGTGTCCACGTCTATCGTATCTCAACTGTCAGGCTCGAAATCCgcgatctcttcttcttctccaccaccACAATTCAGCGGATTGCGTCGCTCCTCCCTCAATTTGAAGTTGGATCAGTCTCACTCCTTCTTTCAGCTGGTCCATTCACATCTCTGTCTCTCCGCCGGTCGATCAGCTTGCAGAGGTGTTGTTACAATGGGTGCTTCTGGAAAG TTTTTCGTTGGTGGTAACTGGAAGTGT AATGGGACTAAAGACTCTATCAGCAAACTTGTTGCTGACTTGAATAGTGCAAAAATGGAGGCTGATGTTG ATGTTGTTGTAGCGCCTCCCTTTGTATACATTGATCAGGTAAAAAACTCATTAACGGATCGGATCGAGATATCTGCCCAGAATTCTTGGGTTGGTAAGGGTGGAGCCTTCACGGGAGAAATCAG TGTGGAACAGCTGAAGGATATTGGCTGCAAGTGGGTCGTTCTTGGTCATTCTGAGCGGAGACATGTTATTGGTGAAGATGATCAG TTTATAGGGAACAAAGCTGCGTATGCCTTGAGCCAGGATCTCAAGGTAATAGCTTGCATTGGAGAGAAACTTGAAGAACGAGAAGCTGGGAAAACTTTTGATGTCTGCTTCCAACAGATGAAAGCTTTTGCAG GTAATGTCCCCAGGTGGGATGATGTAGTTATTGCATATGAACCTGTATGGGCTATCGGGACTGGCAAAGTGGCCACTCCCCAGCAGGCTCAGGAAGTACATGTAGCTGTTCGTGATTGGCTTAAGAAGAATGTCTCAGAAGAAGTTGCTTCTAAAACACGTATCATCTATGGAG ggtCTGTAAATGGGAGCAATTGTGCGGAGCTTGCAAAACAAGATGATATTGATGGGTTTCTTGTTGGTGGTGCTTCCCTAAAG GGTCCTGAGTTCGCAACCATTGTCAACTCTGCAACGTCCAAGAAAGTGTCTCCTTGA